A segment of the uncultured Fibrobacter sp. genome:
TGGATTCTGCTGCCATGGTCGACCTTTCCGGCGATGTGGCCTCTGAGGTGTTAAAGGCATGCGTCAAGCTCCGTAGCTCGAACGACATCAAGAAGACCATCCAAGAAGTCATCGAAGATATCCGTAGCCTTTGCGATTCTGAACATTGCTGTATTTTGCTGACCGATCCCGATACACGCACCTGCGATATTCTTGGCGACGCCCTCAGCAAAAACACAAACCTGCTCCCCATGTCCACCTATCTAGAAGGCTTCTACGAAATTACGGAGACTTGGGCCGCAACCCTTGGTGGAAGCACCTGCATTATCATCAAAGACCGCCACGACATGGATCTCCTGCATCAACAAAACCCCGTGTGGGCAGATTCGCTCGAAGGCGCCATGATCAAGACCATCGTGCTGTTCCCGCTGCGATTCGACAACAAGGTGCTCGGTTACATGTGGGCCATCAACTTCAACGCCGAAAACACCATCAAGATTAAAAAGACGCTTGAACTGACGACCTACTTCCTCGCCTCTGAAATTGCAAACCACTTGCTTCTGAAGAAGCTTGAAATCATGAGTTCCATTGACTCGCTCACGGGTATCAAGAACAGAAACATGATGAACAATCGCGTAGACTTGATTGTAAGTGGTAAAGAACGCATACCAGACGCAGTGCTCTTTATCGACCTGAACGGGCTCAAGCGCGTGAACGACGACCAGGGCCACAATTCAGGCGACAAGATGCTCCGCACGGCAGCAAAGATTTTGCAAGAAGTTCTCCACGACGGCGAAGTGTTCCGCGCAGGTGGCGACGAATTTATGGCAATGATTCCCAAAATTACCGAAGCCGAACAGCAAAAGCGTATTGAGCAAGTCCAGGACGCTGCTAAAGCAAACAACATCCACTTCTCGATTGGTTCGTGCTACGGGGGAAAAGACGTTCGCAAGGCAATGCACACAGCCGACGAACGCATGTACGCCGACAAGAACGCTTACTACGCCGCACACCCCGAAGAAAAGTACAGGTGATAAAGCACCGATTTTTCAAAACAAAAAAGCGGGCCTTTCGGTCCGCTTTTTTCATATATCTCGTCTGTAGCCGCGAAGCGGCGTCCTTTCGTCTAAACTAGAACTGGCTCAGGAATCTCTGGTCGTTGCTGGTCAAGAGGCCGATTTCCGGAATCGCGTGGCGCAGCATGGCGATACGGTCGAGACCGAAGCCGAATGCAAAGCCTGTGTACTTCTCGGAATCGATGCCGCAGTTCTTGAACACGTTCGGGTCCACGGAACCGCAACCGCCGATTTCCATCCAGCCGGTTCCCTTGCAGCGACGGCAACCCTTGCCTCCGCAGAACACGCAGCTCACGTCCATTTCGGCGCTGGGCTCCGTGAACGGGAAGAAGCTCGGGCGGAAACGCGTCTTGACGCCTTCGCCGAACAGCTTGTTCATGAACACCTGGAGTACGCCCTTGAGGTCTGCAAAACTGATGTTCTCGTCAACCACGAGGCCTTCGCACTGCTGGAACATCGGGGCGTGGGTCGCATCGTTATCGACGCGGAACACGTGGCCCGGAGCAATCATGCGGAACGGCGGCTTGTGCGTTTCCATGTAGTGAATCTGCGTGCCGGAAGTATGCGTACGGAGCATCACCTTGTCGTCCACGTAGAACGTGTCCTGCATGTCGCGGCTCGGATGGTCAGGAGGCGTATTGAGCGCTTCGAAGTTGTACCAGTCCGTTTCGATGTCGCGACCGAAGTCCACCTCGAAACCCATCTGGCTAAAGAAGTCGATAATCTCTTCGCGCACATCGTAAAGCGGATGCGTGCTGCCCGCCGGGATGCCTGCACCCGGGAGCGTTGTATCTACAAAACCGCTTTCCAGCTTCTTCTGGAGGGCAGCCTGGTTCGCGGTCTCGATAGCCTTGTCGATAGCCTCGGAGACGGCGACCTTAAGTTCGTTCACGAGCTTGCCGTAAGCCGGACGTTCCTCGGCGCTGAGGCTCCCCATCTGCTTCATGAGGTCGGTGACGGCCCCCTTCTTGCCCAGGTACTTCACGCGGAGGTTGTTGACGGCTTCTTGGTTCGTAAGGTCGGTCTGCGCAAGTTCTGCGTCAAACGCCTGCTTCACATTGTTAATAGCTTCACTCATAGTGGCCACAAATTTAGCAATTTTCAGTTAATCTAAATCATTCCGAAAATATCAAGGGGACCGTAATCGTGCACTTCTCGTAATCCCCAGCGGGATATTTCCACTGTAAAAGGTCTTCCGCTACGACTTTTTCAAATTCGGGATAGTCCGTGGTTGCACTCACAACTTCCGTCTTTTCGACATCACCATTTGCAAGGATGGTGTACTTTACTTTTATCGTACCGGCAAAATGAGGCTTTTTGCGCAGATAGTTATTATAAAGCGGAACCAATCGCTCCTGCGTGTTTTTCGCGATTATGACTTTCAAGTCCTTTAAGTGCCGTAAATTTTCCGACTTTTTATCAGATGTTTTTTCTTCAGTAGCCTGAGACGGTTCTTTCGACACGCTCGGATTTGACGTTGACGCACAAGCCGCAAAGAACAAGGTCACACAGAACGCGACAAGAATCTTTTTCATAAGTCCTCCAAGTATTTTCCAAAACTATTTTTCCGGTTTCGCTTTCCCAGTGAAATTCGTGCTTGTAATCTTGAATACGGTCACGGTGGCGGCCTGTTCAGGCGTGAATTCGAACTTATGCGGGGCTGCGGAGTGCGGTATGCCGGCGGCATGACGTTCCATCAAGAGCGAGAGCCCGCGGCATTTCTCGGCAACGTCTTCGACGATTTCGGCTTTACCCTGCCCGACAACGCTTGCGTAAAAGCGACCGCTCTTGCAATAATTGTCTTCATGAATTTCGATGCGATTCTCAACGCACATGCTGAATGCCACATTCGGATTCTTGCGAATGCAATCCAATTTCTTGCCGACATGTGCGCAATGGAAGTATAGTTCCAAAACACAGTCTTTCAAGCTGTACCCAAACGACAGCGGAATCACGTAAGGCATGCCTGCATTCGCATCATCTACCATCGCGACATGGCAGGTCGTGCACTGTTCAATAATCTTCGCGATGTTCTCGTCGCCAACAATTTCTCTATCTTTACGTCGCATATAGTCCTTTTTATTCAAATTTAATTTATTAAAACAGGAATCACGTTAGTGATTCCGAATTCGTGTAACAACATCAATCCGCTTGCTTATTGAAACGAGAGCAACCATTTTACACACCTCTTACACAAAAAGATGTTTACCTATGTTGTTTTTGGCAGCAACGCTTATTATCATTACAATACTGCATACTTTTCGACTGAAATGTATATTACAAGAAAAAGGAGTGTGTTCATGAAATTCGTGAAATTGCCAGTAATTGCGGCGTCTGTCGCCTTAAGCATTATGGCCTGTTCAGACGATAATGGTTCTAATCCAGTCCCCACCGGTGAAGATCCCATTTCAGCCCAAAACCCCGCTGGCAACGAATTTTCCGGAACAGAAATTCCCGGTACCGAAATTCCCGGTACCGAAATCCCTGGCAACCAGATTCCCGGCAACGAAAATCCGGGTTACGAAAATCCGAACAACCAGATTCCGGGTAACGAAAACCCCGGTAGCCAAATCCCCGGAACAGAAAATCCTGGCAACCAAAATCCAGGCAATGAAAATCCCGGAACCCAGATTCCGGGTAGCGACGTTTCCAGTTCGAGCACCACAATTCCGGACGGCGACGCACCTGTCCTTAGCTCCAGCAGCGTAGGCGGCACCAACCCGAATCCGGGCAGCGAACCTGGCGATGACGAAAACGATAACGAGGATTCCAGAACCCTGGACGGCACGCAGATTCTCCTGAAGCTTTCCGGCACCTCGGCCACCGTCGAAAACAATAACGGCTGCGTCGATATTGCAGACAAGAGTGCTACTATCACCTGCCCGGGCGCCTACTACGTGACCGGCGAATCTTCTGACTTCCAGGTAGTCGTAAACACTCCGGCCGCCGAAAAAGAAGGCAACACCGGCATTTACCTCTACAATGCCACTTTGAAAAGCTCTAATGCCCCGATTCTCGTGAAGAACGCCGACAAGACGGTGATTCACCTGGTCAAGGGTACCACCAACGTGGTCGAAGATGGCAACGGCAACCATTTGTTCACCAAGATCAACGGCGCACAGGACACCGCCAAGGCTGCCATCTACTCCCGCGACGACTTGAACATCAAGGGTGCAGGTACCTTGACCGTCAAGGGCAAATTCAGGAACGGCATCCAGTGCAGCAACGATCTTAAAATCAAGAACGGCAACATCACTGTCGAAGCCGAAGAAAACGCCGTCAAGGGCAAGGGCAGCCTCCAGATTTCGGGCGGCACTCTGAACCTTACCGCCAAGAAGGGCGACGGCCTTGAAAGCGACGAATGCGAAGAAGTCAATGGCGAATGCAAGAACATCGTCGAAGGCAAGGGCATTATCGATATCAGGGGAGGCAATATCACCATCAAGGCTGGCGACGATGGTATCGATGCCGCAAACTACGTGATGATTAGCGATTCTACCGAAACCTCCACAGTCAAGGTGACTGCTACGGGCAAGGGACTTGTTGCCGAAAAGTATATCTATGTCAATGGCGGCACGCTCGACGTGAAATCCGAAGGCGATGACGCCCTGCACACCCACTGGCAAATCTACATGAACGGCGGCGATGTCACGGTCAACGCGAAGGACGACGGAATCCACGCGGATTCCGCCCTGTACCTGAAGGGTTCCACCATCAACGTGGTCACAGCCAACGAAGGTATCGAAGCTTACAAGATTTTTGCCGAAGGTGGCATCACCTCGACATTCGCAACAAACGACGGTTGGAACGGTGCCGGTGGCCCGAAGGAAAATGCCGGTCAGTACGCTGCGTTTAGCGAAAGCGGTGGCCATATCGTTGTGAGCGGTGGCTACCACTACATTAGCGCGAAGGGCAACATGGTCGACGTGTTCGATGCGAACGGCTCTGGAAAGATGACCGGCGGCGTGCTGATTCTCGAAATCACTGGCGAAAGCTACGAAAGCATGGGCGGCTTCGGCGGCGGCTGGGGCGGTGGATTCCCCGGCGGTGGCGGCGGCATGGGCGGCGGCAACGGAGGATGCACCTCCAACATGGCAGGCGGCTTGATCGATACGGATGCCGGCTTCGAAATTACCGGAGGCGTTCTCCTTGCATTCGGCAACTACTCCACGGACCTTCCCAAGTGTGCCACCGTTACCTACAACAACACAAGCTACTACGGCTCCGACAAGGCGGCATTCAAGCCGACTTACCAAGGCAACGCCATTATCTACGGCGGCGAGGTGACATCAGTTGCTCAGGTACAGACGAACGGCTGGACAGAAGTCAAGTTCCCCAACGGCGTGAGCTACATGCACAAGTAAGCGGAACACGATTCCCAACCGTCTTTAAAACTTTCTAAATTTATGGCTATGTTTTTTGAACAAGCCATTGCACATCAGGTTCCGGGCTACACCCGCGAAGCAGATTCCGCCCACGGCGAATCGCTCGCCATGCTCGATTACAAAGATGAACTCCGCGTCAAAGATGCGGCTATCCAAGAATTCTGGGACATCAATCGCCTTGCGGGCACTCCGCAAAAGGTGATTGCAAGCCCGCTGCCGCGCGCCTACCGCACCACAAGCAAGCGCCGCGTGTACATGCAGCCGGGCAACCTGCAGTTCGATCGTCAAGAATCGATGCTCGAGCCCGAAGAGCACAACAAGATTTACGACTTCTTGTTCGAAAAGCTGATTCAGCCGGCTTACAAGCCGCTCGCCTACGCGCTCAACTGGATCATTATCCGCGGCACCTACCATTTCAAGGTGACGGCGGCACACGCCTACGTGGACACGACTGAATCAGATTACTATCTGGAATCAAAGCGCCCGACCGAAGGATTAAACTTCAAGCAGCTCTATGGCCCGCGCGAAATGAGCCTCGGACTCGGCAAGTTCAGCCTGCGCTACCCTGTCACAGGATTTAGCCAGATTAACGAAAGCCAGATTCACAATTTGATCAAGGCCGCAAGCCGTTTGCTCAGCCTGAGCAAAGAAGACCACTTCTTGGATTTGTACTGCGGTTACGGATTGTTCAGCTTTGCGCTCGGCGAAGCCGCCAAGGATGTATTGGGCGTTGAATGGGAAGGTCCGTCGATTGATTGCGCAAAGGCTTCTGCCAAACACCTCAAAAAGTCTTACCGCTTTATCGCAGGCAAGATTGACGAAATGTTCGTGCAGACTCGCCTGCCGCGGCCGATCCCAGGTGAACCCGAAAAAATCCTGCTGGACCCGCCTCGCAAGGGCTGCGAACCCGGCGTGATTCATGCACTTGCCATGCGCAAACCGATTCGCGTGTGCCACGTGTTCTGCGGCACCGACGAAATCCCGGCCTCGCTCAAGGAATGGGAACGCTACGGCTACCGCGTGCGTGAAATCCAACCGCTGGATTTGTTCCCCGGCACCCCGCACCTTGAAACGATTGTTATGCTGGAGAGAAAGTAGAATGTGAAATGTGAGATGTGTGATGAGAAATTTCTCATTTCACATTCCTCATTCCACATCACACATTGAGAAAGGATTATGTCAGCAGAAGTTTCGACAACAGAAAAGCCTGCACTATGGACGCGGAATTTCGTGACGGTTGCCGCCGCGAATTTTTTGCTGTTCTTTAGCTTTTACCAATTGCTGCCGATTCTCCCGCTCTACATTATCGAGAAATTCGCGACCGACAATGCAACGGCCGGATTCATTATTTCGCTTTATACGATTGGTGCGCTAGCCTGCAGGCCATTCGCCGGATTCCTGGTGGATACGCTGAGCCGCAAGCCCTTGTACTTTTGGACATTCTTCGCGTTTACCGCCTGCTTTTTAGGCTACAAGACCGTCGGCATTTTGCCGATTCTTGCCGCCGTGCGGTTTGCGCATGGTCTGTTCTTCGGAATCTCGAGCACGGCGAGCAACACGGTCGCCATCGATGCACTGCCGGCATGTCGCCGCGGTGAAGGCATCGGCTATTTTGGCATTAGCGTGAATCTGGCGTTTGCAACAGGCCCGATGACCGGCATGTTCCTGTACGAGGCATTCGGCGACACCATCGTGTTTGCGATTTCGATTATTTTGTGCGTAATCGGTTTGATTCTTGTGCAGACTTTGAATGTGCCGCGCAAAGAAAAGAAACCCCATGCGCCGCTTTCGCTTGACCGATTCTTCTTAACCCGCGCCATTCCGCAATTCGTAAACTTCATCTTCGTCGGATTCGCCTACGGCCCCGTCACAAACTACATCGCCCTTTACGCCAAGGAGCTTGGCATTGGCGGTTCCGGCTGGTTCTACGCCTTGATTGCGGCGGGTCTGATTATGAACCGCATTATGACAGGACGCTTGATTGACCGCGGCTACCTGATTCACTTGGTTGGTACCGGCATGACCTTGAACGTGATTGCCTACTTTATCCTTGCATTCAGCCACTCGCCCATCACCTTCTTTACGGCGGCATTCCTGATTGGTACAAGCCTCGGCCTCATTTTCCCGGGCTACCAGACCATGTGCGTTAACCTCGCCCGCCACGACCAGCGCGGTACCGCCAACAGCACTTACTTGAGCGGTTGGGACATCGGTATCGGCGCCGGAATCCTTACAGGTGGATCCATGGCAGGGCATTTCGGCATGCACCAGCCCGTGTTCCTCGCCTGCGGTGTAGCACTCGTAATCGCCGACGTGCTTTACTTCACGTGGACCGCAAGGCATTATTTGAAGAATAAGTTGGAAGGATAACGGAGCGGGCTTTCGCCCCCGAAAAGATATTACGTCGAACGCTTGTCTTCGTACATCATCTGGTCTGCATCGATGACGCTCTTCCTGAAGTTCGAAATACGACCATCCCAACTGGCATAACCGATGCTCACCTGGAGCGTATAATACCGGCGTTCGTCGCGATTTTCAATTTCTTCACGCAAGCATTCGCGGATAATCCTGATGACATATTCGGGTATTTCCGTCTGCACAACAAGCAAGAATTCATCGCCGCCATAACGGCACAGGAACACCGATTTACCCATGCAGGCACATGCGCTCTTGAGCGCCTTAGAAACAAGCACAAGTGCGCGATCGCCTTCGATATGGCCGTAGGTATCGTTAATCTGCTTGAAGTGGTCCACATCCACCATCACCACGTAATAGCTCTTGGAGTCGCGCGGAGACTGCAAATAGCGTTCCAACTGGTTACGGTTGTTGAGCGAGGTCAGCGTATCCGTCGAAATCAGAAGATTTTGCAGGTTCAGGTAAACGAACAGAATGATCATGGTACACCAGAAGCAGAAAAACGGCGTCGTCATCGAGAAGAACACCTGCAAGGCTGCCGCCACTATGCAGCCCGGGGTGTAGCTACCCACAATCAAGTACGTCTTGAAATTCTTGCGGTTTTCCGGTTTAAGCCCACGGAAAAGGCAGCGAACCGTCACCGTCATGATATACACAAACGGGAGGAACATCAGCACCACATAGTACAAGTCGCGCGGTTCCAGTTTATCATCTAGCCAAAAACCAGGCATTGCCACAAACGAAACAAGCAACAGCACCATTTCTACAAAAATCGGGATTCTTAGTTTCGCCTGAAGACAATGGATCTGCACACGCGTCATCTCTGGGCGCGTACTCATTTCGGCAAAAGTAAAGCAGCTATAAAAGAGCAGTGCAATAATAATCGCGTTCGAGTAGTTCACCGCCAAAACGCTAAAGGTATTTTTCGGGATAGTGCCGTCGTTTACAAGCGCCCAAACTGCATCGCTCAGGAAATAGAGAATATGCCACAGCACCAAGTTATGGAAAAGCTTGAATTTGAACTGCGGCGTCGGGAGTCTTTTGATGCTATACAAAAGGAGAGTCAAGACACACGCACAGCCGACACTGACTTCTGCATAAAAAACAAAATCACTCATATTCTTACACCTACTATGGAAAAATAGAAAAAAATCTTATTTTTCAATTACAGAGTCTATTTTTTGACAACATTACACCCTAGAATGGACCCAAATTTACCCCCGAACTTATAATTACTAAATTGACAAGTATGAAACCCTGGAAACTGCTTAATTCGGAATATCTGGTAGACGCACCGTGGCTAAAAGTCGCTAAAGAAACCTGCGAACTTCCCAACGGCAAGGTGATAGACGATTTCTATACGCTGTGGCAACCGGACTGGGTACTGATACTTGCCCGCACCACCGAAGGCAAATGGGTCATGACAGAGCAATACCGCCACGGCACCGGACAAATCGCGTTGGAGTTTCCCGCCGGAATCATCGACAAAGGCGAAACGCCGGAACAGGCCGCCCTGCGGGAATTGCAAGAAGAAGTCGCCTTCCGCGGCACAGCCGACAAGGTCACCTACCTGGGCGCATACCCCGTAAACCCGGACAGGCATCGCGGCAAGTTCCACGTGGTATTCATCGACGGCGTCGTAAAGGGCGGAATCACCCACTTTGACAGCACCGAAGACATCGAAAATCTGCTGCTGAGCGACGAAGAATTGCAGAAAAAAATGGCGGACGGTTCTTTCAACCATCCGCTACAAATCGCCGGCTATTTCAAGTGGCGGCTTACTTATGGGCGTAAGCAATAAAGAGCGTTACGCCCACCATGGACATATCCTTTTTGATGTTTTCCAATTCATTCGAAGACGAGAACACCTTCATGCCAATCAAGGCACCATGACCACGGACTCCCGTATCGTAGGCAGCCGTAAACTCAAGTGCAGCACCCGATCCATCATCCAGATCTAGGCCTCGGATATCGGTCTGATTCGCCGTCCAAGAAAGGCCTATCGAGCCAGACAAATGGAAATGATCTACAGGGTAGAAAATAATACTCGGGCCGAAAAGATACGAGTTTAACTGGATGTAATTGTCAGAATCATAATAACGATGACCCAAAGCGGCTAACTCGCCGGCAATCCACAACCGTTCAGTGACTTGTCCACCGATGCGGAGCCCAAGAGTCACGGCAATTTCATCGCAGCCATTACATTCCAAGGAATGGTCATCAACCTCCGAGCTTGCGCCACCATAGCCTAATCCCACATCGACATAAACGGCGAAAGAAGGTATTGCGAGGAAAATTAGCAAAAGGGCTATTTTTTTCATTTTTTCTCCTGTCTTAATTAAAGGCTTAATTCTTTTTTAAGCCGTTCGCGCACAAATATAAGAATTCTCTGTGCAAGTCCTTGTCGCCGTATTTGTCTTCGGCACCAGGTTCCAGCTCTTCGGCAGAATAACCGCTCGTTATGCGCTGTAGCAACACTTGTCGTTCAGGTTCGTCGTAGCTGAAATGGATGCGGAAGGTGCGGTACGCCAGCACGCCCGTATGGGTATTTTCATCAATCGTCAGGCGACGTCGAGAACTATCGAAAACATCTTTCGAAAAATTCCCGCGGGAAAGTTGCACCTGCGCAAAGCTGAACAAGTCAAAGACGCTATGCTCGGCGATCCAGCGGTTTTGCGATTCGAATTGAGCGTCCACCTGAATCGTCCACGAATCGCCCACCTGTTCTTCGACCCAACCGGCCTTGGCATCGGGGAATGCATCGGCCATCGGAATGTACGGTTTGATATCAAAAACAGGCGTCCCATTCAGCAAATCCGCTTCGTCCACATACAACGTAAGACCTTCGATTTTGAGAAGACGAACGCAAGAAAGCCCAATCGGATTCGGGCGGTAAGGGCTGCGGCTCGCAAAGGTTCCAACGCGGTCTTTACCCTTGGGCGGCACGGGCGGGCGCGTTGTCGGGCGCCAGCCTTCGTTTTCATGGAATTTGAAAATCACCCAGATGCGTTCAAAGCCGTCTAGGTCGCGGAGCGCTGTTTCGAAATTCATTCCCGGCTTGAGCTCGATGCGACCCGGATGCCCCGCAAACAGCCTCCCCTGCCGGGGAGCATCGTACTTGTAGACGGCATCGCCGTAGAATGTACCGATTGGGGTCATTATTCCAGGTCTTATTCCGAATCTTTACCGTAACGGATATAATCTATCTTGCCGATAAAGAATCTTTGATCATGCAATCCCTGATACATAGAGTCATAACCGATTCCAAGACCATATTCGATATTCGAGATGTCCCCATGAGTGATAGCATCAACGCGAGGATCGCCATCTAACGAAATGCTCACATAAAGAGTCGACGAACCTGAAGTTCCTCCAATTGAAATATTGACAACATGCCATTCATTCAGCGTTATTTCGCCCACTTTTTCAATATGCCAATCATAATCATTTTTTGCATCACGATAATGGAATCTCAAGATGGACCCATCAAGACGAATCTGCCAACCGTCAACACCGGATCCTGGAGGTTCAGCAACAAATATATTGCTCATATTACCTTCCGCCGTAGCCATAAAGCGGACTTCAGCAACGAACCCGTTGCTTTTAAAGGTTTCGCTCAACGGAATAAGCAAACCATTTGAGCCATTCAAGACAAGGCTTCCACATTCAGCTTCCACCGGAGTCACCTTGTCATCTATATAGGCATTGTTCTTTCCAAAATAATCGCGTCCTAAATCTTCCGGATCATCAAATTCATAGGCGACATCATACTTCGAAAGATTTTCCGGTTCATGAGTCTCAGTACAACGAAGTTCAGCGGCGTTCGAGGCAACCACACTCTCTTTTTTGTACGAAGCCTTATCATACCAACTGATGGAGCCATCTGCATTTGCTTCGTCACTTGCCGAACTCACCTCAACGACAGAACTGGAACTTTCGAAATAGGTTTCGACATTGCCCCAATCCTTATAATTGATACAACTTTCTTTAAACATTTTGACAAGTTGTGTATATTCACGTTCCGACATGGTTTCATCGAAATCGGCTGTGATTTTATTTCCTTTGCAACGAACATTCGTGTATGAGTAATCATTCTTTTCAAGGGCACACATGGAATCGACAACCGCCGAATTTTCGTATTCGGTTTCAACCGTCACCGTTCCATTGCTATATGAATAACGGGATGTACTAGGCAAACCCATAAAATTCATGTTCATCACGAAAGGATTTTCTGAAACGACCTCGCAATAATCCGACAATCCCGTCTGATAACCCTGCGCACTAGAGGAAGATTTCGATTCGCTAAGCTGATTCGAATCTCCGGGATCGCTATTCGAATTTTCATCTTCGGGGTCGTCATATTCCTTACACATCGACACGAACATGTTCAGAAGTTTTTTGTATTGGCTATTCGTCAAGCGGTCGCTACTATAAGCGATAATAGACTTGCCATTGCATTCGACTTCACCATAATCGTCGTCTGACTTATACGAAGAGCAAGCCCACTTGGCGACTGACTGATCTTCGTATTCCACCTTTTCGACAAGTCTTTCATCTGAATAGTCAAACGATGTCTTGGAATAAATACCTTCTTCAAGAGTTTCAAGAACCAGAGGCTCCGAAGACACGATCTTGCAATAATCTTGACCTTTACTCGGGCTCGAAGAACTATCGCCACAAGCAACCAAGCCCAAAGAACACAGGCCTGCAACCCAAACTAGTTTTTTCATATTATTCCTCTTTCTCCAAAATTTTACTATAAATATACTCTTTTTAAAGGCCTCCGCAATAGGGAGCCAAATTGGATTTACTTAAAATTTCTACTTTTGCACCCGATGAAAGATAAAGCAAAAAAACTGATTGAAAAGTACGAGGAATTGGAATCGGAACTCGGCAACCCGGATGTTCTCGCTGACCAGGCCCGTTACAACAAGATTCACAAGCAGTACAAGGGTATCGAAAAGGCCGTCATTAAGGCCAAGGAATACCTGCAGATGCTGAACGACCAGGAAGAATGGAAGGCCGCTCTCGGCGATTCTGACCCTGAAATGGTCGCGATGGCAAAGTCGGAACTTTCCGACATCGAAAAGAAGTTGCCGGGTATTACCGACGAACTCCAGATTTTGATGGTGCCGAAGGATCCGTGGGATTACCGCAATGCCACGCTCGAAATCCGCGGCGGTACCGGTGGTGACGAATCCGCTCTGTTTGCGGGCGACTTGTTCCGCATGTACCAGGGTTACTGCAGCCGTATGGGCTGGAAGATGACCATCCAGGACGCCAGCGAAGGCACCGTGGGTGGTTACAAGGAAATTCGCGTATTCATCGAAGGCGACAGCGTGTACGGTACGCTCAAGTTCGAAAGTGGCGTGCACCGCGTGCAGCGCGTGCCCGAAACCGAAACACAGGGCCGCGTGCATACCTCTGCCGCAACGGTCGCTATTCTCCCGGAAGCCGAAGATTCCCGTGTCGCCCTCCAGATAGGGGTAGGGGAAGTCCTGCCAGGCCAGACCGTCGTGAACGGGGGCCATGACCTTGCGCCAGAGCTGGGCGTACATTAACAAGACGGACTCCGCCGTGCGACTCACCCACATTCCGACAGGCGTGGTGGTGAGCTGCCAGACCGAACGTAGCCAGTTGCAGAACCGCTTGCACGCTATGGAAATGCTGCGTTCCAAGATTTTGGACGCCGTGATTGCCAAGAAGGAACAGGAAGAAGCCGCGAGCCGTAAGGCTTTGGTGGGCACCGGTGACCGTAGTGCCAAGATTCGTACTTACAACTTCCCGCAGAATCGCGTGACCGACCACCGCATTGGTCTTACGCTGTACAATTTGGACAAGGTCATCACTGGCGACCTCGATGAAATCATCAACGGGCTCCAGATGGCGAACGCCCAGGAAAAGCTCGGAAAGTTCAACGCTTAAGGTAACGCAATGCCGCAGATGACTGTACTTGAAATTCTGAACCGCACCAAGGTATTCTTCGAAAAGAAGGGAATTCCTGACGCGCGCTTGGATGCCGAATACATCATCAGCCACGGACTTCAGATGAAGTCCCGCATGGACATTTACCTGAACTTTGAA
Coding sequences within it:
- a CDS encoding MFS transporter, with product MSAEVSTTEKPALWTRNFVTVAAANFLLFFSFYQLLPILPLYIIEKFATDNATAGFIISLYTIGALACRPFAGFLVDTLSRKPLYFWTFFAFTACFLGYKTVGILPILAAVRFAHGLFFGISSTASNTVAIDALPACRRGEGIGYFGISVNLAFATGPMTGMFLYEAFGDTIVFAISIILCVIGLILVQTLNVPRKEKKPHAPLSLDRFFLTRAIPQFVNFIFVGFAYGPVTNYIALYAKELGIGGSGWFYALIAAGLIMNRIMTGRLIDRGYLIHLVGTGMTLNVIAYFILAFSHSPITFFTAAFLIGTSLGLIFPGYQTMCVNLARHDQRGTANSTYLSGWDIGIGAGILTGGSMAGHFGMHQPVFLACGVALVIADVLYFTWTARHYLKNKLEG
- a CDS encoding NUDIX hydrolase, with translation MKPWKLLNSEYLVDAPWLKVAKETCELPNGKVIDDFYTLWQPDWVLILARTTEGKWVMTEQYRHGTGQIALEFPAGIIDKGETPEQAALRELQEEVAFRGTADKVTYLGAYPVNPDRHRGKFHVVFIDGVVKGGITHFDSTEDIENLLLSDEELQKKMADGSFNHPLQIAGYFKWRLTYGRKQ
- the tsaA gene encoding tRNA (N6-threonylcarbamoyladenosine(37)-N6)-methyltransferase TrmO, producing the protein MTPIGTFYGDAVYKYDAPRQGRLFAGHPGRIELKPGMNFETALRDLDGFERIWVIFKFHENEGWRPTTRPPVPPKGKDRVGTFASRSPYRPNPIGLSCVRLLKIEGLTLYVDEADLLNGTPVFDIKPYIPMADAFPDAKAGWVEEQVGDSWTIQVDAQFESQNRWIAEHSVFDLFSFAQVQLSRGNFSKDVFDSSRRRLTIDENTHTGVLAYRTFRIHFSYDEPERQVLLQRITSGYSAEELEPGAEDKYGDKDLHREFLYLCANGLKKN
- a CDS encoding class I SAM-dependent RNA methyltransferase, producing MFFEQAIAHQVPGYTREADSAHGESLAMLDYKDELRVKDAAIQEFWDINRLAGTPQKVIASPLPRAYRTTSKRRVYMQPGNLQFDRQESMLEPEEHNKIYDFLFEKLIQPAYKPLAYALNWIIIRGTYHFKVTAAHAYVDTTESDYYLESKRPTEGLNFKQLYGPREMSLGLGKFSLRYPVTGFSQINESQIHNLIKAASRLLSLSKEDHFLDLYCGYGLFSFALGEAAKDVLGVEWEGPSIDCAKASAKHLKKSYRFIAGKIDEMFVQTRLPRPIPGEPEKILLDPPRKGCEPGVIHALAMRKPIRVCHVFCGTDEIPASLKEWERYGYRVREIQPLDLFPGTPHLETIVMLERK
- a CDS encoding GGDEF domain-containing protein — encoded protein: MSDFVFYAEVSVGCACVLTLLLYSIKRLPTPQFKFKLFHNLVLWHILYFLSDAVWALVNDGTIPKNTFSVLAVNYSNAIIIALLFYSCFTFAEMSTRPEMTRVQIHCLQAKLRIPIFVEMVLLLVSFVAMPGFWLDDKLEPRDLYYVVLMFLPFVYIMTVTVRCLFRGLKPENRKNFKTYLIVGSYTPGCIVAAALQVFFSMTTPFFCFWCTMIILFVYLNLQNLLISTDTLTSLNNRNQLERYLQSPRDSKSYYVVMVDVDHFKQINDTYGHIEGDRALVLVSKALKSACACMGKSVFLCRYGGDEFLLVVQTEIPEYVIRIIRECLREEIENRDERRYYTLQVSIGYASWDGRISNFRKSVIDADQMMYEDKRST
- a CDS encoding outer membrane beta-barrel protein, with the translated sequence MKKIALLLIFLAIPSFAVYVDVGLGYGGASSEVDDHSLECNGCDEIAVTLGLRIGGQVTERLWIAGELAALGHRYYDSDNYIQLNSYLFGPSIIFYPVDHFHLSGSIGLSWTANQTDIRGLDLDDGSGAALEFTAAYDTGVRGHGALIGMKVFSSSNELENIKKDMSMVGVTLFIAYAHK